The proteins below come from a single Vidua chalybeata isolate OUT-0048 chromosome 1, bVidCha1 merged haplotype, whole genome shotgun sequence genomic window:
- the TMEM71 gene encoding transmembrane protein 71 — protein MKRKFLHACVNCEMDFPGSTPFNEEHRHSISRHIFPSCACAFLDDDPAYECSTNPLAGSLPTCRRSPRLLSNGYYVLTEDSFLSDEEGNITLTPSHTSVTYKENLVRVFRRRKKIRRSLDSLFNLSASSSWLSSTIPSRMDFSHVEDPWPDGCSKIEASHSDIGDSDFSSEYNNQVSQRQIPASNGAFLTKDGEFLHFEEPFCASKSCSSFMMNANDENSSNAESRTVKNVISQMVALIMCLIISVCTRYFLGGLSATLLMMILVFLLSQDAAVSSFFSLDAFSKTTKFW, from the exons ATGAAGAGAAAATTTTTGCACGCATGTGTTAATTGTGAAATGGATTTTCCAG GTTCAACACCATTTAATGAAGAGCATAGACACAGCATCTCAAGACATATTTTTCCAAG ttGTGCTTGTGCCTTTTTGGATGACGATCCTGCCTATGAGTGCTCCACAAATCCTCTGGCAGGCTCCCTTCCTACATGCCGCCGCAGCCCTCGACTGCTTTCTAATGGTTATTATGTTTTGACAGAAGACAGTTTTCTGTCTGATGAAGAGGGCAACATAACACTGACACCATCCCACACAAGTGTTACATATAAAGAGAATTTAGTTCG tgtaTTCAGGCGAAGGAAGAAAATTCGTCGCTCTCTTGACAGCTTGTTCAATCTCAGTGCCTCTAGCTCATGGCTCAGCTCcaccattcccagcaggatggATTTCTCCCATGTAGAGGATCCTTGGCCTGATGGATGCAGTAAAATAGAAGCCAGTCACAGTGATATTG GTGATTCAGACTTTTCTTCTGAATATAATAACCAAGTGTCACAAAGGCAAATTCCAGCATCTAATGGAGCATTTCTCACCAAAGATGGTGAGTTTCTTCATTTTGAGGAACCATTTTGTGCTTCAAAATCCTGTTCTTCATTTATGATGAATGCAAATGATGAGAATTCGAGCAATGCAG aatccAGGAcagtgaaaaatgtaatttctcagATGGTTGCACTGATCATGTGTTTAATCATTTCAGTATGTACaag ATATTTTCTGGGAGGACTGTCTGCCACTTTGTTGATGATGATTTTAGTTT ttCTTTTGTCCCAAGATGCTGCTGTGTCATCTTTCTTCAGTCTTGATGCATTTTCCAAAACAACTAAGTTTTGGTAA
- the DNAAF11 gene encoding dynein axonemal assembly factor 11 isoform X2 produces MPEEKTPISACRGQAGPGAAGALQLRSGLQQGPAALSAAARGRCCGSAARPGMAAAPEGGHVTEDLVRRRAEHNNGEIFSLEEISLHQQEIEKLEHLDKWCRDLKILYLQNNLIPKIENVGKLKKLEYLNVALNNIERIENLEGCEELKKLDLTANFIGELSSIESLKCNIHLKELFLMGNPCTEFEGYRQFVVATLQQLKYLDSKEIERSERIKALQNYPEVKWKIREQEQAYLLKRAREKEEAQRRIQERKDEKQKQMDSELGFDSPDSPQEKPSQAEGDGERERCRTVENDDEDRKFWEEPTPYTPESRLETHRYIEEKRRAKDNVRESKKREKTAWTLVTAEGKVLNVNVPKLHFSLKDDEENNQIILDLAVYRHLDTSLLDVDVQPTYIRVLVKGKPFQLVLPEEVKPDSSSAKRSQTTGHLVVTMPKAKEIILAKQKVSASIKHSDCNAQQKNTRRKISH; encoded by the exons ATGCCTGAGGAAAAGACACCGATCTCCGCCTGCCgagggcaggcagggccgggagccgccggggcGCTGCAGCTCCGCTCGGGGTTACAGCAAGGCCCCGCCGCCCTCAGCGCCGCCGCCCGGGGCCGTTGCTGTGGCAGCGCGGCGCGTCCGGGAATGGCGGCGGCGCCCGAGGGCGGCCATG TCACTGAAGATCTTGTTAGAAGACGTGCAGAACATAACAATGGTGAAATTTTTTCACTGGAAGAAATCTCCTTACATCAGcaggaaatagaaaagctaGAGCATCTTGACAAATGGTGTCGAGATTTAAAAATTCTCTATCTTCAGAATAACCTAATTCCGAAAATTG aaaatgTGGGCAAACTAAAGAAGCTGGAATATTTAAATGTAGCATTGAACAACATTGAAAGAATTGAAAATCTGGAAG GCTGTGAAGAATTGAAAAAACTTGACCTAACAGCCAATTTCATTGGTGAACTCTCCAGTATTGAATCCCTAAAATGCAATATTCATCTGAAGGAATTGTTTCTAATGGGTAACCCATGTACTGAATTTGAAGGTTATAGACAATTTGTAGTGGCAACTCTTCAGCAATTAAAA TATTTGGATAGTAAAGAAATAGAACGTTCAGAGAGGATTAAAGCCCTTCAAAACTATCCAGaagtgaaatggaaaatcagGGAACAGGAACAAGCTTACCTTCTCAAAAGGgccagagaaaaggaagaggctCAAAGAAGAATACAAGAAAGAAAGgatgagaaacagaaacagatggACTCTGAGCTTGGATTTGACAG CCCAGACTCCCCACAGGAAAAACCCAGTCAGGCGGAAGGAGATGGAGAGCGGGAAAGATGCAGAACAGTTGAAAATGATGATGAAGACAGGAAATTTTGGGAGGAGCCTACACCATATACTCCAGAATCTAGATTAGAAACTCACAGATATATTGAAGAAAAACGAAGAGCTAAAGACAATGTAAG GGAATcgaaaaagagagagaagactGCTTGGACATTGGtcactgcagaaggaaaagttCTGAATGTGAATGTGCCTAA gcttcatttttctctgaaagatGATGAAGAAAACAACCAGATCATCTTGGATCTTGCTGTTTACAG ACATTTGGACACTTCTTTACTTGATGTTGATGTGCAGCCAACTTACATACGAGTACTGGTGAAGGGAAAG CCTTTTCAGCTCGTGCTCCCTGAGGAAGTGAAGccagacagcagctctgctaaAAGATCACAAACAACTGGTCATTTAGTTGTCACCATGCCAAAG gctAAAGAAATAATCCTGGCTAAGCAAAAAGTTTCAGCTTCCATTAAACATTCTGACTGCAATGCACAGCAAAAAAACACAAGAAG aaaaatcAGTCATTAA